A window of the bacterium genome harbors these coding sequences:
- a CDS encoding exodeoxyribonuclease VII small subunit, with product MAKFKFEEALERLEEIVRQLEEGSLGLDESLKIFDEGIRLTQACTKKLEESERKIQILLQNGQGEKSLQPFMIDGEDSALLAEVAKETDSKNEESLE from the coding sequence ATGGCTAAATTTAAATTCGAAGAAGCCCTGGAGCGGCTGGAGGAGATTGTCCGCCAGTTGGAGGAGGGCTCGTTGGGGCTGGACGAATCCCTGAAGATCTTTGACGAGGGCATCCGGCTCACGCAAGCTTGCACCAAAAAGCTTGAGGAGTCTGAAAGAAAGATCCAGATACTCCTGCAGAACGGTCAGGGCGAAAAATCCCTTCAGCCCTTTATGATCGACGGAGAGGATTCCGCCCTGCTGGCTGAGGTGGCCAAAGAGACTGATTCAAAAAACGAAGAGAGCCTGGAATGA
- the trpD gene encoding anthranilate phosphoribosyltransferase produces the protein MIKEAIAQIIAGKDLSRQEAVDVMREVMEGAATDAQIASFITALRMKGETIEEITGFTQVMREKAERVNLDTPVLDTCGTGGDGAHTFNISTATAFVAAGAGAVVAKHGNRSVSSKCGSADCLLALGIEIMAEPPVVEKCLREAGIGFFFAPLWHKSMKYAIGPRKEIGIRTVFNVLGPMTNPAGAECQLLGVYDQALLSPLAHVLKNLGSTKAMVVHGLDGLDEITTTGRTRVCELKNGSVIDYEIDPQDFGLPLAKKEDLAGGTAEENARIVMDVLKGVQGPARDIVLLNAGAALYVYGKAENLADGISLAARSIDSGAALDKLEMLRKCVQEVKS, from the coding sequence ATGATCAAGGAGGCTATCGCTCAGATTATAGCAGGCAAGGACCTGTCCCGTCAGGAAGCGGTGGATGTCATGAGAGAAGTTATGGAGGGGGCGGCTACCGATGCTCAGATCGCCAGTTTCATTACCGCCCTGCGGATGAAAGGAGAAACCATCGAAGAAATCACCGGGTTCACTCAGGTTATGCGGGAGAAGGCCGAGCGGGTGAATCTCGATACCCCGGTCCTGGATACCTGCGGAACGGGCGGGGATGGTGCTCATACCTTCAATATCTCGACGGCAACGGCTTTTGTGGCTGCCGGTGCAGGCGCTGTCGTGGCCAAGCACGGAAACCGGTCGGTTTCAAGCAAGTGCGGAAGCGCAGACTGCCTGTTAGCCCTCGGAATTGAAATTATGGCCGAGCCCCCGGTGGTGGAAAAATGCCTCCGGGAGGCAGGAATAGGCTTTTTCTTTGCTCCGCTCTGGCATAAATCCATGAAGTATGCCATCGGCCCCAGAAAAGAGATCGGCATCCGGACCGTGTTCAATGTCCTTGGCCCGATGACCAATCCGGCAGGGGCCGAGTGCCAGTTGCTGGGAGTCTACGACCAGGCTTTGCTCAGTCCCCTGGCCCACGTCCTGAAGAACCTGGGAAGCACCAAGGCAATGGTTGTTCACGGCCTGGACGGCCTGGACGAGATTACCACCACTGGCCGGACAAGGGTTTGCGAGTTAAAGAACGGCTCGGTTATCGACTATGAAATCGATCCGCAGGATTTCGGGCTCCCCCTGGCCAAAAAGGAAGACCTGGCCGGTGGAACAGCCGAAGAAAACGCCAGAATCGTGATGGATGTTCTCAAGGGCGTGCAGGGTCCGGCCAGAGATATCGTCCTCCTCAATGCCGGGGCTGCCCTGTATGTTTACGGAAAAGCCGAAAATCTGGCCGATGGCATCAGCCTGGCTGCCCGGTCCATCGACAGCGGCGCAGCGTTGGACAAGCTGGAGATGCTTCGCAAATGTGTTCAGGAAGTTAAAAGTTAA
- the trpC gene encoding indole-3-glycerol phosphate synthase TrpC: MTPILDEILIHKRIEVARKKLSLPFRELEERTKSLPPARNFYQALKQPDGISIIAEIKKASPSRGIIRKSFDPIQIAQVYEQEGASAISVLTDQKFFQGDLDYLRKVREIVSLPLLRKDFIIDEYQIYEARAAGADAVLLIAAALSPERLGGLYSLARSIGLQVLLEVHDRDELDTALAIGAAIIGINNRNLKTFQVDLSVTASLAPLIPHDRVIVSESGIHEASQLHFLESLGVDAVLIGEAFMAHDDIGQAFRKLVGRG; encoded by the coding sequence ATGACGCCTATACTCGATGAAATTCTGATCCATAAAAGAATCGAAGTAGCCCGGAAGAAACTCTCACTCCCTTTCCGGGAATTAGAGGAGAGAACCAAAAGCCTGCCACCGGCCCGAAATTTCTATCAGGCCCTCAAGCAGCCCGATGGGATATCCATCATCGCAGAGATCAAAAAAGCCTCCCCTTCGCGGGGAATTATCCGCAAAAGTTTCGACCCGATCCAGATCGCTCAGGTGTATGAACAGGAGGGAGCTTCGGCCATATCCGTCCTGACGGATCAAAAGTTCTTCCAGGGAGATCTGGACTATCTGCGAAAGGTGCGGGAGATTGTCTCTCTTCCCCTTTTGCGCAAAGACTTTATCATTGATGAGTATCAGATCTATGAGGCCAGGGCAGCCGGGGCGGATGCGGTTTTGCTGATAGCGGCTGCGCTCTCACCGGAGCGGCTTGGCGGCCTTTATTCCCTGGCTCGCTCTATCGGCCTTCAGGTGCTGCTGGAGGTCCATGACCGGGACGAGCTGGATACGGCCCTTGCAATCGGCGCTGCGATCATCGGCATCAACAACCGAAACCTCAAGACATTCCAGGTGGATTTATCTGTCACGGCAAGCCTCGCCCCCCTGATCCCTCATGACCGGGTCATCGTGAGTGAAAGCGGCATCCACGAGGCCAGCCAGCTTCATTTTCTAGAAAGCCTTGGCGTGGATGCGGTCCTGATCGGTGAGGCTTTTATGGCTCATGATGATATCGGCCAGGCATTCCGGAAACTGGTGGGGAGAGGGTGA
- a CDS encoding TIGR04255 family protein gives MFNFPKVKKEPEFQYKTNFLKSVIFQFQYPENNSVTNNKELWKKALENKYPNIKAIFHSKVKFELKPDNKTSLLQQPQNTARGFEFRKKDNSIVIAFTNDSFTVTILGVAYSNFNRMFNEVKNDFFPLFKQAGISSFNRVAIRKINLFGFDQENDSNSPQIYPQSLKRYLPVQYA, from the coding sequence ATGTTTAATTTTCCAAAAGTTAAGAAAGAGCCTGAATTTCAGTATAAGACTAACTTTTTGAAATCAGTTATCTTTCAGTTTCAGTATCCGGAAAATAATTCTGTTACTAACAATAAAGAGCTTTGGAAAAAAGCTCTTGAAAATAAATACCCAAATATTAAAGCCATATTTCATAGTAAGGTAAAATTTGAACTTAAACCAGATAATAAGACTTCTTTGCTTCAACAACCCCAAAATACAGCAAGGGGATTTGAGTTTAGGAAAAAGGATAATAGTATTGTAATAGCGTTTACAAATGATTCATTTACTGTGACGATCTTAGGTGTTGCATACTCGAATTTCAATCGTATGTTCAATGAGGTTAAGAACGATTTTTTCCCTTTGTTTAAACAGGCTGGCATAAGTTCTTTTAATAGAGTGGCGATTAGAAAAATTAATTTATTTGGGTTTGATCAAGAGAATGACTCCAATTCCCCTCAAATATACCCTCAAAGTTTAAAAAGATATTTGCCGGTGCAGTATGCTTAA
- a CDS encoding phosphoribosylanthranilate isomerase — protein sequence MTNQPEVNTPRVRVKICGLTRAEDALKAAELGADALGFIFAESPRKVTPEAARAIIELLPPWVSRVGVFVDEDIRKVREIQDFCLLDYLQFHGHEDQDYCRQFPGRAIKAFRIRQEADLAPLAGYSLPAYLLDTFVQDRMGGTGQTFDWQLALLAKRHGRIILSGGLTPLNVAQAIQLVQPYGVDASSGLESCPGQKDHSRLSSFFESVSLATSASRAESSPSIIKG from the coding sequence ATGACCAACCAGCCGGAAGTTAATACCCCCCGCGTTCGGGTGAAAATCTGCGGCCTTACCAGGGCGGAAGATGCACTCAAGGCCGCAGAGCTTGGTGCCGATGCTCTTGGGTTCATCTTTGCTGAAAGCCCGCGGAAAGTCACGCCCGAAGCGGCACGGGCCATCATCGAGCTTCTTCCTCCCTGGGTGAGCCGGGTAGGGGTTTTTGTGGATGAAGATATCCGGAAGGTACGCGAAATCCAGGACTTTTGCCTGCTGGATTACCTTCAGTTTCATGGCCATGAGGATCAGGACTACTGCCGCCAGTTTCCGGGCAGGGCAATCAAGGCCTTCCGGATCCGGCAGGAAGCTGATCTTGCGCCCCTGGCCGGGTATTCGCTCCCCGCGTATCTTCTCGATACCTTCGTTCAGGACCGGATGGGGGGCACCGGCCAGACCTTTGACTGGCAGTTGGCCCTTTTGGCCAAGCGTCATGGCCGGATCATTCTCTCAGGAGGCTTGACACCGCTCAATGTAGCGCAGGCGATTCAGCTTGTTCAGCCCTATGGAGTCGATGCCAGCAGCGGCCTTGAATCCTGTCCCGGTCAGAAGGATCATTCCAGGCTCTCTTCGTTTTTTGAATCAGTCTCTTTGGCCACCTCAGCCAGCAGGGCGGAATCCTCTCCGTCGATCATAAAGGGCTGA
- the xseA gene encoding exodeoxyribonuclease VII large subunit, protein MPPQVKIYSISQITSLIRDNLETEFQNVWIEGEISNLKAPFSGHIYFILKDATSQIRAVAFRYQSRSFAVRPQDGMKVLVRGRITVYEARGEYQIVVEQMEVRGAGALQAAFEQLKARLQAEGLFAAEAKKPIPLYPQTIGLVTSPTGAAIRDILQVIHRRFATVSIIINPVRVQGEEAAGEIARAIREFNQWPDIDVLIVGRGGGSLEDLWAFNEEIVARAIYESRIPIISAVGHEIDFTIADFVADLRAPTPSAAAELVVRNKQDLVEKIVVRQQKMYRLMRHKLDLLSARVQRCSQNWASPRSVDRFFQHYHQTIDTLELRLRQSLLHKLSLTRGQTQHTIDTFYRLAPCARIHSWQERVRSLRERICRQEQEYMKSQAVRLAGIMGKLDSLSPLAVLRRGYSICRKIPDLEIITDSASLGPRDLISVNLFRGKVTCEVKEHG, encoded by the coding sequence CGCAGGTAAAGATTTACTCGATCTCCCAAATTACTTCTCTCATCCGTGATAATCTGGAAACAGAGTTTCAGAATGTCTGGATCGAGGGAGAAATCTCCAATCTGAAGGCACCTTTCTCCGGTCACATCTACTTCATTTTAAAGGATGCAACCAGCCAGATACGGGCTGTAGCCTTCCGCTATCAAAGCCGCTCCTTCGCCGTCCGGCCTCAGGATGGAATGAAGGTTCTGGTACGGGGACGGATTACCGTTTACGAAGCCAGGGGTGAATATCAGATTGTGGTGGAACAGATGGAGGTCCGGGGAGCCGGAGCGCTCCAGGCCGCCTTTGAGCAGTTGAAAGCCAGGCTCCAGGCGGAAGGGTTGTTTGCCGCAGAGGCCAAAAAGCCCATTCCTTTGTATCCGCAGACTATCGGCCTGGTAACATCCCCGACCGGAGCAGCCATCCGGGATATCCTCCAGGTCATACACCGCCGGTTTGCCACGGTATCGATCATCATCAACCCGGTGCGGGTCCAGGGTGAAGAGGCTGCCGGTGAGATCGCCAGGGCTATCCGGGAATTTAACCAATGGCCGGATATCGATGTCCTCATCGTCGGCCGCGGCGGCGGATCGCTTGAAGACCTGTGGGCGTTCAATGAGGAAATCGTGGCCAGGGCCATCTATGAATCCCGCATTCCAATTATTTCCGCCGTAGGGCATGAAATCGATTTTACCATTGCCGATTTTGTCGCAGACCTGCGGGCACCTACCCCTTCGGCAGCGGCGGAACTGGTTGTCAGGAACAAACAGGACCTTGTCGAAAAGATCGTGGTCAGGCAGCAGAAAATGTACCGGCTCATGCGGCACAAGCTTGACCTTCTCTCCGCGCGTGTTCAGCGATGCAGCCAAAACTGGGCATCCCCGCGCTCGGTGGACCGGTTTTTCCAGCACTACCATCAGACCATCGACACTCTGGAGCTTCGTCTGCGGCAATCCCTCCTGCACAAGCTTTCCCTGACCAGGGGACAGACGCAGCACACTATCGATACCTTCTACCGGCTTGCACCTTGTGCCCGCATTCATTCCTGGCAGGAGAGGGTAAGGAGCCTGCGGGAGCGGATCTGTCGGCAGGAGCAGGAATATATGAAAAGTCAGGCCGTGCGGCTGGCAGGCATCATGGGCAAGCTCGACTCTTTAAGCCCGCTGGCTGTATTGAGAAGAGGCTACAGCATCTGCCGGAAAATACCGGATCTGGAAATCATCACCGATTCCGCAAGCCTTGGTCCCAGAGATTTGATCAGTGTCAACTTGTTTCGCGGAAAAGTTACCTGTGAGGTGAAAGAGCATGGCTAA